In Chlorocebus sabaeus isolate Y175 chromosome 5, mChlSab1.0.hap1, whole genome shotgun sequence, one genomic interval encodes:
- the SHISA9 gene encoding protein shisa-9 isoform X2, producing MCGPRRLAAPGSSLGSFGRASRGGRSGSSGGRAAEHGLGDTMRRVLRLLLGCFLTELCARVCRAQERAGHGQLAQLGGVLLLAGGNRSGAASGEATEGAEASDAPPTRAPTPDFCRGYFDVMGQWDPPFNCSSGDFIFCCGTCGFRFCCTFKKRRLNQSTCTNYDTPLWLNTGKPPARKDDPLHDPTKDKTNLIVYIICGVVAVMVLVGIFTKLGLEKAHRPQREHMSRLYDNLLFTEAQISFQEDEPAPGEWSVGLQTPTV from the exons ATGTGCGGCCCGCGGCGGCTCGCAGCCCCCGGCAGCAGCCTCGGCAGCTTCGGCCGCGCCTCGAGAGGCGGCCGCAGCGGCTCCAGCGGCGGCCGAGCGGCCGAGCACGGGCTGGGAGACACCATGCGCCGCGTCCTCCGGCTGCTCCTCGGCTGCTTCCTCACCGAGCTGTGCGCCCGTGTGTGCCGGGCGCAGGAGCGAGCGGGGCACGGGCAGCTGGCGCAACTGGGCGGCGTGTTGCTGCTGGCGGGGGGCAACCGCTCCGGGGCCGCCTCAGGAGAGGCCACCGAGGGCGCCGAGGCATCCGACGCGCCCCCGACCCGGGCGCCTACGCCGGACTTCTGCCGGGGCTACTTCGATGTCATGGGCCAGTGGGACCCGCCGTTCAACTGCAGCTCGGGCGACTTCATCTTCTGCTGCGGGACTTGTGGCTTCCGGTTCTGCTGCACGTTTAAGAAGCGGCGACTGAATCAAAGCACCTGCACCAACTACGACACGCCGCTCTGGCTCAACACCGGCAAGCCCCCCGCCCGCAAGGACGACCCCTTGCACGACCCCACCAAGGACAAGACCAACCTGATCGTCTACATCATCTGCGGGGTGGTGGCCGTCATGGTGCTCGTGGGCATCTTCACCAAGCTGGGGCTGGAGAAAGCGCACCGGCCCCAGAGGGAGCACATGTCCAG GCTCTATGACAATCTGCTGTTTACGGAGGCACAGATTTCTTTCCAAGAGGATGAACCTGCCCCTGGTGAGTGGAGTGTTGGACTTCAAACCCCAACCGTCTGA